The Setaria viridis chromosome 2, Setaria_viridis_v4.0, whole genome shotgun sequence DNA window ttttttatatgtacGAGGGGAACTATATATGTTCTACAATGTGTTATTGCGCATTCTGCGCCTTCGGATATGCATTGAGATGCGCGCATTGTCTCTTTCGGACAGCCCCTGCTAGCACAAATGGCGGCCCGTTAATCTCGCGAGAAGGAGCTTCCCGCGAACCATCCTCGTTTTCTCGCCCTCTAATTCCTTTCCTTCTCGTTTTCAACCTTCTACTTTTCCTCCAATTATTAATCGCTCACTAGTCTTAATGACGTCACTCGGCCTCCCTCGCGCCTATATTAACCGCCTCCGCCCCTGCTTCCCCTTCACTCCTCTcgcctcatcttcttcttcctcctccatctcgcCTCGCCCACCAGCGCGGCATCACCGTCGAGAGCAAGCTACTCGAGCTTCAATCCTAGCTAAAAACTGAACCAGCTAATCGCAGCTGTAACGAAGTGACCGTACACCGAGCTGCATTCTTGCACGCTAGCTAGAACCTGTGTACATGTCTCCAATGGCGCTCCAGGCATCCACGCCTTCCGCGTTCCGCGCGTCCCCGGCCACCGCCCACGCTTCCTGCCGGCGGCAGGTACGGCGGCAGTTCCAGGTgcgcgcgagcgcggcggcgaagaGCAGCAgcgtcggcgccgacgacgggAAGATGATGGTCCCGAAGGAAGAGCCGAGCTCGAGCCCCTGGAAGGTGGACTTCTCCGGCGAGAAGCCGGCGACGCCGCTGCTGGACACGGTGAACTACCCGGCCCACATGAAGAACCTCTCCACCCTGGAGCTGGAGCAGCTGGCGGCGGAGCTCCGCGCGGAGGTGGTGCACACGGTGTCCAAGACCGGCGGCCACCTGAGCTCCAGCCTGGGCGTGGTGGAGCTCGCCGTGGCGCTCCACCACGTGTTCGACACCCCCGACGACAAGATCATCTGGGACGTCGGGCACCAGGCGTACCCGCACAAGATCctcaccggccgccgctcccggaTGCACACCCTCCGGCAGACCTCCGGCCTGGCGGGGTTCCCGAAGCGCGACGAGAGCCCGCACGACGCGTTCGGCGCCGGCCACAGCTCCACCAGCATCTCGGCGGCGCTGGGCATGGCGGTGGCGCGGGACCTCCTCGGCCGCAACAACCACGTCATCTCAGTCATCGGCGACGGGGCCATGACCGCCGGCCAGGCCTACGAGGCCATGAACAACTCCGGCTACCTCGACGCCAACATGATCGTCGTCCTCAACGACAACAAGCAGGTGTCCCTCCCCACCGCCACGCTCGACGGGCCCTCCAAGCCAGTCGGCGCGCTCAGCCGCGCGCTCACCAGGCTCCAGTCCAGCAccaagctccgccgcctccgcgaggCCGCCAAGGCCGTCACCAAGCAGATCGGCGGTCCGGCGCACGGCGTCGCCGCCAAGGTCGACGAGTACGCTCGCGGCATGATCTCCGCCTCGGGATCCACGCTCTTCGAGGAGCTCGGCCTCTACTACATCGGCCCCGTCGACGGCCACAACGTCGAGGATCTCGTCACCATCTTCGAGAAGGTGAAGGCcatgccggcgccggggcccgtGCTCATCCACATCGTGACGGAGAAGGGCAAGGGGTacccgccggcggaggcggcggccgaccgGATGCACGGTGTCGTCAAGTTCGATCCGGCGACAGGGAGGCAGTTCAAATCTAAGTCCCCAACGCTGCCTTACACGCAGTACTTCGCCGAGTCGCTGATCCGGGAGGCAGAGGTCGACGACAAGGTGGTGGCCATCCACGCCGCCatgggcggcggcacggggctCAACCACTTCCAGAAGCGGTTCCCGGAGCGGTGCTTCGACGTCGGCATCGCCGAGCAGCACGCCGTGACGTTCGCCGCCGGGCTCGCCGCCGAGGGGCTCAAGCCTTTTTGCGCCATCTactcctccttcctccagcGGGGGTACGACCAGGTGGTCCACGACGTGGACCTTCAGAGGCTGCCGGTGCGGTTCGCGCTCGACCGGGCGGGGCTCGTCGGCGCTGACGGCCCCACGCACTGCGGCGCCTTCGACGTCGCCTACATGGCGTGCCTCCCGAACATGGTGGTCATGGCACCGGCCGACGAGTCCGAGCTGATGCACAtggtcgccaccgccaccgccatcgaCGACCGGCCCAGCTGCTTCCGCTTCCCGCGGGGCAACGGCATcggcgccgccctcccgccgggGAACAAGGGCTCGCCGCTGGAGATCGGCAAGGGCCGGGTGCTCGTCGGCGGCAACCGGGTGGCGCTCCTCGGATACGGGTCCATGGTTCAGGCCTGCCTCAAGGCCGCCGAGGCGCTCAAGGAGCACAACGTGTACATCACCGTCGCCGACGCGCGGTTCTGCAAGCCGCTGGACACGGGGCTGATCCGGGAGCTCGCCGCCGAGCACGAGGTGCTCATCACCGCCGAGGAGGGCTCCATCGGCGGGTTCGGCTCCCACGTCGCGCACTACCTCAGCCTCGCCGGCCTACTCGACGGGAACCTCAAAGTAAGTAGTCCACATCACCAAAAGCGTATCCGTCATTTTCACTTCAAAACCCAACGAGAAACTCATGATCATTTTTTATTCAATTATTTGAGATTTCCTATGTGCTGGTTGGTGCATAAAACTCAATACCTGCTCGACAAACTATGAttgacaagaatatattatcgTGTGTCGTCGCAATGCTGCGAATTATTGCAATTCTAATAACCATTGTTATTGCGTTCTTTGCAGCTGAGATCCATGTTCCTGCCGGACCGGTACATCGACCACGGCGCGCCGCAGGACCagatggaggaggcggggcTGACGCCACGGCACATCGCCGCCACCGTGCTGTCCCTGCTGGGGAGGCCATTGGAGGCAATGCAGCTCAAGTgagcgaccgacgacgacgaTTGCCTAGTTCATCCGTAACCTTGCATCACACACCATCATCACCAACAGATCATAAATAAAAAGCAAAATAGAAATGAGATTGGCGTGGAGATCTTCATGCCGGTCGCTGCTACCTCCATCGTCCCTGACCTAGAATCACATGCCCACATGGATCTGTCTCAAAGGCTAGTAGTCCTAGAGGTAGAAGAAGCCAAGCAGGCCATGTCCCATGTGTGTAGGTGATCCTTGGCATGTTGCAACGCTTCCAAACGCAGGAGGATAAGGGGGAGGGAGCAGCGATTGATGCCGTGGCCTTCACCTTGCTTGATTCCTGGAGCAGTGTTGGTGGATGCCCTTCTCGACCCCACCAGCTGGTGATCTTGTCAGTGACAGGCATGCATGGCCCCACTTGTCAGCTGATCTTGCTAgttttttgttttatatttttttataggaTGCATGAGAAGACAAGCTAGCATATGtaaacaagtaaaaaaaaaaactatgtgaTAATATTGATACGAGAAAGATGGATGAGTACACTAGCTTTGTCTGGTGAGAAAGAGTCATTGCCATGTGAGTTGTGATCTCCGATCCTCCCGTTGGGTTTTGTCCCGGTGCTATCCTGAAGCCCATGGAATCATGCGAGTGGAGGAGGGTAGCATCTGGAGTGTGTCGCGAGTGAACATGCAGCAGGATATTCCCAGGTGCCTGGTTTTTCTTCAAGATCTTGTCTGGACGTACTCTTCCAGTCATTGCAAACAAGTTCCAGTTGTGCTAGTGCAGAGATTCCAGATGCTAATGAAGCCATAGCCGCAATTTGGATAAGGTTTATGAGAAAAGGTTTGCTGACGTGTTGGATGATTAGGTGCCACTGTCAACAGACATAGTAGCATATGCTACGAGCCATAAAGAAATGAAGTTCACACTCACATGGAATAGGCCTaaagcaactaagcaagcagACACTAGGACTCTAGGAGTGCAAAGATAGCAAAGTACTAGGACTATAGGAGGGTTTGGGCTCAGAAAACATGTCCAAAGCAGAAAGAGCAgaaccacttttttttttctttcgttgTTCGTAAGATGTGATGTTCCGGTCAGCATGTGTCGCAAGAATGGTACATGTGTTCTGTCAGAAATGGTACTCTCAACTTGTCACATTTACGGTGCCGGTCGAATGCTGGGCATGCACACTTCAATTAGATGACTAAAAAATTCAGTAAACATTTATTTTTAAGGGAAAAAGATTTACACATTTCAGTAGACATGTTGATGTAACGATGGGTTATAACCGGGGCACGAGCATTTTAGCCATCCAATGCTCCCTCTGCCTTTTGTTACAGCCTATGTGTTCCTCGGTGTGAATCTGAAATTTCAGACACAACAGCACAAGCGAGAAAATTCAAATGACAATGAAAGTTTTCAAAATTATAGATTGTTTTGGtctttctagatgcatagatattctAAAcaacatagggtatatctaagtgcataataaaatctatgaatctcatgaagctaaaacgacctttaatttggtacggagggagtataaaaaAGTTCAGTAATACGGTACATGAAGTAAACGAACAAAACAATCACTTTACAAAAGGATCACAGTCATCATTCATCCATTCATTCCGGTACAACACGTGGAAAGGAATTCTGTAGAAAGAAATAAGCACGTGGCATGAAAAGGCTTAAGAAGAAATTAGAAACAACTGGGCACAAATATGTAGCCTCTTGTCTGAAGCCAGCACTGAAACATTGAAAGGCGAAGCTCCTTCCATTTACGTTCAGAAAAACACGTTAACAGATTATAGCGGCATAAAACTTGAAGCCAAAATTCCGAGACGGTTTCTGCATCTACAGCCACATAAACTTTTGTTCAGTCTcttctgaaaaaaaagaagaattagAGCTGTATTTAGGGCAGGACTCAGGATTGGATTAACTTCTCAGAGCCTGTGGTTTTGACAATTCACAGGAAAGtggggaaaaaaaggaacacGAAGTCACCATTCCACAGCATGAGCTTCCCAATGATCAGACTTTTGAATTGAGGCACCTTCCTCCTTTGCACTGATGGAGCTCTCATGAGGACCTGAGAGTATGAAACACACTGACCAGCGACCACTGACCAGGACTACTTTTCAAATTTCAAGCCCTGTGAGTGGTGAGACTCACATGCTTTGAATCCATGTACACATTCTGAAAAACATGGGAGGAAATCTTGTCAGCCATAGATAGCCTtcatctgcatctgcatctgcatctgcatctgctTACTACTACCGTTAGCCTAATCCCCGATTCGTCGACGAAGGCGGCGCGGAAGATTCAGGAACATCTCAAACCGCACGGCAGATGATCAGTTCCATGAAGGTAACTGGCGATTCCATGCAAAGTTGTTCTCCCTGAGCTCATGACTTGGAATGAAAAAGCAACACAGGCAGTGCAAAGTCCAGCTCTGACGACGTTCGGCCATTCAGAATTGTTCAGTTAAAGTAACTGAATGGTATAGTGTTGTGAGGAAGTGATCGAGACTATTGACTTGAGCATCGGAGCATTCCTCAAACCACATGGGGGCTGTCGTCAAAGCATTTCGATGAACAATTTCTGGTCCCGACAAATAATCGGAGCTGGCAAAAACGAAAGTGAGGTAGGAAGGTAATGATAGCAGTAACCAGTCCTAGTACGCCAAGCATGACAGTAACGGCTACGGAATCTGGAGTGTTTCCATGCACGTGCATGTTGTACGGGTTCTCAAAATTACGTGGATGGGAGAGGGATCAATTTTCAGAAGCACAAGGAACACGTGTTCTTGTAACAGTGAAATGTTTGTGAGGAAACGGAGGAAAACTTGAATGAGGTATTGCACTTCATGAAGAGGCATAGTTTACCGCGGTATTTTTTATGTATAATATTTGATATAAATTTAGTATAATCGGATAgcaaatttgtttttttaaaaagacAATCTATCAAAGAATATTCGAACAGGAAATATAACTCGAAGATGGCGTGTATAAACTAGAAGCAATGGCACATGAAGCAGAGTTCCCCATTTGTTACTTCtgttgtgttttttttcttctggaTTATCACCTTCAAAATATGGCTACTGCTACGGAATGGGCCGTCTTCTTAATCACCCTCTATGGGCCGGGCGCACTAGGTTTGGGCCTACAAGGATGGTGGCATTAAATGGGCTTATATTTTGTAGGCTCTTGACTTTCAAATGGCTAGAGATGTTTCATGTTCCAAGTGAGAACAATGACACTTATATGTGTACAAAAATGTCTTTTCTTTGATTTGGCATATTCTACATGTGTCAAGTGACGCCATACAAAGCATTATGGACCCATCCCTGTCTTTTCCTACCTCTCTCTCCAAAATGTGGAGTTGTGGAACATTCACTCCGTTTGGTACTTCGTCAAGGTCTCAAGGATGGTTAAAGAAACTGCAAGACCAGGCATGCACgtatcatcttcttctttaaAACGATTGTATTGGAAATCCGTTGCGATGCACGGGCAAACCAGCTAGTCATAAACACACACAAAGTATCTGTATATCTTCAGACCTAAACTTCATTGCAACCACAATCTCAAACAAAGTGTACAAGTTTTATTGATCAGGCCACATCAGTACCATCTATCCCTAGTTCTCTACTGTCTGTAGGAGTCTGTACCACTACTAGAGAGAGAAGATAACAGTAGGTTGATCTCCTAATTGTTAGCTGGTGATCTCCCTTCCTCAGGACAGTCTTCTCCTACCACTGATCTTGGCTGCCATCGACGGATCCCAGCTGCATCTTGCTCACCACCGCCGTCCATGCCCTTGTACCTGTACCATTTCGCGCACAGGAGGAACGCCAAGAAGTTGGCCGCGCCGACGAAGCCGATGAGGAAGTAGAAGCTGTCGAGCTTCCCCCTGTTGAGGTCCTCGGCGAGCcacccgtcgtcgccgtcggcggacCCCGCCGTGGTGCGGTGCACGACGATGACGAGGAGCCCGCTGAGGTAGCTGGACAGCGCGAGGCCGCTGAAGAGCAGCGACCCCGCGACGCTGCGCATGTTCTCCGGGAACTGCTTGTAGTAGAACTCCATCTGGCTTACCTGGTTGAACGCCTCCGACAGGCCCAGCGCCGCCAGCTGCGGCACCAGCCAGAACGCCGACATGGGCGAGACGCGGCTAGCCGACATGGACCCGCCGCtcgcggcggcgtggagcagCGCGAGCTCGCGCCGGCGCTGCTCCGCCATGCCGGAGATGAGCATGGCGACCACGGAGAGCACCATGCCCACGCCCATCCGCTGGAGCAGCGTGATGCCCTCCTCCCGGCCGGTGAGCCGGCGCAGCCACGGCAGCATGAGGCGGTCGTAGAACGGGATCCAGATGGTGAGGGCCAGCATCGGGAAGATGGTGAACGACGCCGGAGGCACCTCGAAGCCCCCGGCGACGCGGCGGTCGGACTGCGCCGCCTGCAGGATGACGTAGGTGTTGGTCTGCGCGAACGCGACGTAGTAGACGATGCAGGTGGCCCACACCGGCAGGATGCGGAGGACGCACttggcctcctccacctcctgcaggCTGCACAGCCGCCACGGgtccctggcgccgccgccgccgccggagacgtCGACCTCGCCCTTGGACACCACCACGGCGGCCTTGTCAAGGAACCGGAACTGGTCGGTGTAGGGGAGCCTCGCCACGAGCGCGCTGGCGTGGTGCGTCCGGAACAGCGacgcggcggggtcggcgggcgcCGGGGCGCGGCGCTTACGgaacgcggcgacggcgacgcggaggACGCCAGCGAGGGGCACCCCCTCGGGCTTCACGCGAACGTAGAGCCCCGCGCCGGCGAAGAAGAGCACGCAGGAGGCGAGCATGAGCGCGGCGGGAATGGCGAAGCCAATCCACCAGCTCACGTTGCTCTGCACGTAGATGATCCCCGTCGACGAGCCGCAGACGGCGATGGTCAGGGTGAAGTAGTACCAGTTGAAGAAGC harbors:
- the LOC117842151 gene encoding probable 1-deoxy-D-xylulose-5-phosphate synthase 2, chloroplastic, producing the protein MSPMALQASTPSAFRASPATAHASCRRQVRRQFQVRASAAAKSSSVGADDGKMMVPKEEPSSSPWKVDFSGEKPATPLLDTVNYPAHMKNLSTLELEQLAAELRAEVVHTVSKTGGHLSSSLGVVELAVALHHVFDTPDDKIIWDVGHQAYPHKILTGRRSRMHTLRQTSGLAGFPKRDESPHDAFGAGHSSTSISAALGMAVARDLLGRNNHVISVIGDGAMTAGQAYEAMNNSGYLDANMIVVLNDNKQVSLPTATLDGPSKPVGALSRALTRLQSSTKLRRLREAAKAVTKQIGGPAHGVAAKVDEYARGMISASGSTLFEELGLYYIGPVDGHNVEDLVTIFEKVKAMPAPGPVLIHIVTEKGKGYPPAEAAADRMHGVVKFDPATGRQFKSKSPTLPYTQYFAESLIREAEVDDKVVAIHAAMGGGTGLNHFQKRFPERCFDVGIAEQHAVTFAAGLAAEGLKPFCAIYSSFLQRGYDQVVHDVDLQRLPVRFALDRAGLVGADGPTHCGAFDVAYMACLPNMVVMAPADESELMHMVATATAIDDRPSCFRFPRGNGIGAALPPGNKGSPLEIGKGRVLVGGNRVALLGYGSMVQACLKAAEALKEHNVYITVADARFCKPLDTGLIRELAAEHEVLITAEEGSIGGFGSHVAHYLSLAGLLDGNLKLRSMFLPDRYIDHGAPQDQMEEAGLTPRHIAATVLSLLGRPLEAMQLK
- the LOC117846419 gene encoding protein NRT1/ PTR FAMILY 2.11; protein product: MARPSVPGAGGHPDGAPAGDTILAVHDDGAGHYDTLDFAAPPVSREDAAAGHGREVRYRGWKTMPFVIGNETFEKLGSIGTAANLMVYLTSVFHMTNVRAAVALNAFSGTTNLATVFGAFASDLYLGRYATVCIGCVATLIGMIILTLTAGVPALHPPPCSSGGEQCAGATRGQFAMLVLSFLFIVVGAGGIRPCSLPFGADQFDPSTESGRRGINSFFNWYYFTLTIAVCGSSTGIIYVQSNVSWWIGFAIPAALMLASCVLFFAGAGLYVRVKPEGVPLAGVLRVAVAAFRKRRAPAPADPAASLFRTHHASALVARLPYTDQFRFLDKAAVVVSKGEVDVSGGGGGARDPWRLCSLQEVEEAKCVLRILPVWATCIVYYVAFAQTNTYVILQAAQSDRRVAGGFEVPPASFTIFPMLALTIWIPFYDRLMLPWLRRLTGREEGITLLQRMGVGMVLSVVAMLISGMAEQRRRELALLHAAASGGSMSASRVSPMSAFWLVPQLAALGLSEAFNQVSQMEFYYKQFPENMRSVAGSLLFSGLALSSYLSGLLVIVVHRTTAGSADGDDGWLAEDLNRGKLDSFYFLIGFVGAANFLAFLLCAKWYRYKGMDGGGEQDAAGIRRWQPRSVVGEDCPEEGRSPANN